One Candidatus Nitrososphaera evergladensis SR1 genomic window carries:
- a CDS encoding chemotaxis protein CheC, whose amino-acid sequence MMTSLSEMELKTLKELLNSYIRTKTMPAFSMILGEEVEYSVRSMNMLHLQDIDGILLPFMNQEMCAIYLRAEGDVHIGMLLFMQESQALTLAARLLGKEAMDRLDTLGKSSLAEVGNILLAGSFLNAISNSTGFRIDCSVPGFAIESLGAILGDPISEIAARTNSLILAGVELRSLKSNVRVYIFLFFGPEDIKKLLAHAKE is encoded by the coding sequence ATGATGACATCACTAAGTGAAATGGAACTGAAAACACTGAAGGAACTGCTGAACTCGTACATACGTACAAAGACGATGCCGGCATTTTCGATGATCCTGGGCGAGGAAGTCGAATACTCTGTGCGCAGCATGAACATGCTGCACCTGCAGGACATTGACGGCATCCTCCTGCCGTTCATGAACCAGGAGATGTGCGCTATCTACCTGAGGGCGGAAGGAGATGTGCACATAGGGATGCTCCTCTTCATGCAAGAGTCCCAGGCGCTGACCCTTGCCGCGCGCCTTTTGGGCAAGGAGGCAATGGACCGGCTGGACACGCTTGGCAAGTCGTCGCTTGCGGAGGTGGGCAACATACTCTTGGCAGGGTCGTTCCTGAATGCCATCTCAAATTCCACAGGGTTCAGGATAGACTGCTCGGTGCCCGGTTTTGCAATCGAGTCCCTCGGAGCGATCCTTGGCGACCCGATATCAGAAATTGCGGCAAGGACAAACAGCCTTATTCTTGCAGGCGTCGAGCTTCGCAGCCTGAAAAGCAATGTCAGGGTCTACATATTCCTGTTCTTTGGCCCAGAGGACATAAAGAAACTGCTTGCACATGCGAAGGAATGA
- a CDS encoding archaellin/type IV pilin N-terminal domain-containing protein → MIPRRGVTGVESAIVLIAFVIVAAAIAYVVLNSGFQTTEKAKSAITSGLSEASSGIEVAGAATGKGNVTNAVVAAYTIPAKLAAGGSSIDIAPDKMIIRYSSKAVSYDNIYSGIMSNTTFASMDDAIQQAKDENMIVRKPGEGAGPANTAAIVYFTTNTNNNKVLDPAEQIMILVVFKDAERPAALDVARLEVIPASGAPLSVERTIPPVADAVIRLD, encoded by the coding sequence TTGATTCCAAGGCGCGGCGTAACAGGCGTCGAGTCAGCCATAGTGCTGATAGCGTTCGTAATAGTTGCCGCGGCAATAGCGTATGTTGTCCTAAATTCAGGATTCCAGACTACTGAAAAAGCCAAGAGCGCCATCACGTCTGGACTTTCAGAAGCCAGTTCGGGCATTGAAGTTGCCGGCGCAGCGACCGGAAAGGGCAACGTGACAAACGCAGTGGTGGCGGCCTATACCATACCTGCCAAGCTGGCAGCGGGCGGCTCGTCAATCGACATTGCACCGGACAAGATGATCATCAGATACTCTAGCAAGGCTGTGTCGTACGACAACATCTATTCCGGGATCATGAGCAACACCACGTTTGCCTCCATGGACGACGCCATCCAGCAGGCCAAGGACGAAAACATGATTGTAAGAAAGCCCGGAGAAGGCGCAGGACCGGCCAATACTGCGGCCATCGTCTACTTTACTACAAACACCAACAACAACAAAGTCCTCGACCCTGCAGAGCAGATAATGATCCTTGTAGTGTTCAAGGACGCAGAAAGGCCAGCGGCGCTTGATGTTGCGAGGCTCGAAGTGATCCCTGCTTCAGGTGCCCCGCTAAGCGTGGAAAGAACGATACCGCCTGTAGCAGATGCAGTGATAAGGCTGGATTAG
- a CDS encoding chemotaxis protein CheA: MSDDKSAYRDLFVQEAHEHVQNMNQALLKLEEDPKNKEHLDSAFRSAHTLKGMAATMGYDQIKELCKAIEELFDKFRKGEEKMSSEMASYLFKCFDAVQEMVDDENKKVNIEQYLSDLRNPAAMGGGNAAGQEGASQQQQQQQHSALPQTIRVKMQDLDALVDLVGELLIAKMRLEQMVGNTTTDNRVRHTFMSLGRLVSDLQYQTMKLRLVPVEQIFNRFPRMIRDLSSSQGKSVKLEIEGLGIELDRTVLDAITDPLLHMLRNAADHAIEMPEEREAAGKPQTGTIKLIASKVGDRVMITVEDDGRGIDLEKVKAKAIEKKIVTKEEADSMSEQDVLDLLGTPGLSTAKQVTDISGRGVGMDVVFSQIESVGGQVKIETKKGQGTRFTMIIPLSLAIIGGLLVTISNEKYVLPLSSVISTMRVDKKDVRIVHGKEVILFREQVVPLLRTGKTLGISQQQQQQADNNNDDDDNRYLTVVIVNKNGRPYGLIVDEFESKQEIVVKRLDSSSAPSSVSSEATILGDGKVALILDPARL; this comes from the coding sequence ATGAGCGACGACAAATCTGCGTACAGGGACCTCTTTGTGCAGGAGGCGCACGAACACGTGCAGAACATGAACCAAGCGCTCCTAAAGCTCGAAGAAGATCCAAAGAACAAGGAGCACCTAGATTCCGCTTTCCGCTCGGCCCACACGCTCAAGGGAATGGCAGCGACTATGGGCTATGACCAGATAAAGGAGCTTTGCAAGGCAATCGAGGAGCTGTTTGACAAGTTCCGCAAAGGCGAAGAAAAGATGTCGTCAGAGATGGCCAGCTACCTCTTCAAGTGCTTTGACGCCGTGCAAGAGATGGTAGACGACGAGAACAAGAAGGTAAACATCGAGCAGTACCTAAGCGACCTGCGCAACCCCGCGGCGATGGGCGGCGGCAACGCCGCAGGCCAAGAGGGCGCCTCTCAACAGCAACAGCAACAGCAGCATTCTGCCCTCCCCCAGACCATAAGGGTCAAGATGCAGGATCTGGACGCGCTCGTGGACCTCGTGGGCGAGCTTTTGATAGCCAAGATGCGCCTTGAGCAGATGGTCGGCAACACCACGACTGACAACAGGGTGCGGCATACCTTTATGAGCCTTGGAAGGCTCGTCTCTGACCTGCAGTACCAGACCATGAAGCTGAGGCTGGTGCCGGTTGAGCAGATCTTTAACAGGTTCCCCCGCATGATAAGGGACCTTTCTTCAAGTCAGGGCAAGAGCGTAAAACTGGAAATTGAGGGTCTTGGGATAGAGCTTGACCGCACCGTCCTTGACGCCATCACCGATCCGCTCCTCCACATGCTGAGAAACGCCGCGGACCACGCCATAGAAATGCCGGAAGAAAGAGAGGCCGCCGGCAAGCCTCAGACTGGAACAATCAAGCTGATCGCTTCAAAGGTGGGCGACAGGGTCATGATAACCGTTGAAGACGACGGCAGGGGCATAGATCTTGAAAAGGTCAAGGCAAAGGCAATAGAGAAAAAAATAGTCACCAAGGAAGAGGCAGACTCGATGTCAGAGCAGGACGTCCTTGACCTGCTAGGCACCCCGGGCCTGTCCACCGCAAAGCAGGTCACCGACATATCCGGCCGCGGAGTCGGCATGGACGTCGTGTTCAGCCAGATCGAGTCAGTTGGAGGCCAGGTCAAGATTGAAACCAAAAAGGGCCAGGGAACGCGCTTTACCATGATAATACCACTCAGCCTTGCCATAATAGGCGGGCTTTTGGTCACGATAAGCAACGAAAAGTACGTGCTGCCACTGTCAAGCGTCATTTCCACGATGCGCGTGGACAAAAAAGACGTCAGAATAGTCCACGGCAAAGAAGTGATACTGTTCAGAGAACAGGTGGTCCCTCTGCTCAGGACGGGCAAGACCTTGGGGATATCCCAACAGCAACAGCAGCAGGCTGACAACAATAATGATGATGACGACAACCGCTACCTGACGGTTGTAATAGTAAACAAGAACGGCAGGCCGTACGGCCTTATCGTTGACGAGTTTGAGAGCAAACAGGAGATAGTCGTAAAGCGCCTGGATAGTTCCAGTGCCCCATCTTCAGTGTCGTCTGAAGCTACGATACTTGGCGACGGGAAGGTGGCGCTGATACTGGACCCGGCGCGGCTGTAG
- a CDS encoding protein-glutamate methylesterase/protein-glutamine glutaminase — translation MMTSSSTAFASGNSSSSNDKIQVMIVNDSMYMRSLFSDLISTSQRLQVSDTANDGVDALRKVRKSRPDVVLLDLEMPNMDGLSFIENVMPADPLPVVLVSSYGQKGADVVFDALEMGAVDFVPIPQDDPEKMRDLRSTLVSKLEIAAQTKNRLRLKMAKAARKQASTAVRARTPPSLKTMANGHEDSAVVVIGASTGGPGVVGEIMSRLSADLPAGVLIVQHMPEGFTKSFADRLNGISKMPVREAREGDAIRPGTALLAPGDYHLLVKPSRVVELNKSPRRFGVRPAINMSMVSASQVYGRKTVGVLLTGMGHDGAFGMKMIKRKGGMTVGQDESSSVVFGMAKAAAEMDAVDRLLPTELIPEEIERMVASVQ, via the coding sequence ATGATGACTTCGTCATCCACAGCCTTTGCAAGCGGCAATAGTAGCAGTAGTAACGACAAGATTCAGGTCATGATAGTCAACGATTCGATGTACATGCGCAGCCTGTTTAGCGACTTGATATCCACAAGCCAGAGGCTCCAGGTGTCTGACACCGCAAACGACGGAGTCGATGCCTTGAGGAAGGTCCGCAAGAGCAGGCCGGATGTAGTGCTCCTTGACTTGGAGATGCCCAACATGGACGGGCTTTCGTTCATAGAAAACGTCATGCCCGCAGACCCTCTGCCAGTGGTCCTTGTGAGTAGCTACGGGCAAAAAGGAGCGGACGTGGTCTTTGACGCTTTGGAAATGGGCGCAGTGGACTTTGTGCCAATACCGCAGGACGACCCAGAAAAGATGCGCGACCTCCGCAGCACGCTTGTATCAAAGTTAGAGATAGCCGCGCAGACAAAAAACCGCCTGCGGCTGAAGATGGCAAAGGCTGCGCGCAAGCAAGCAAGCACGGCTGTACGTGCTCGTACGCCGCCTTCTTTAAAGACTATGGCCAATGGCCATGAAGATTCTGCAGTTGTGGTCATTGGCGCTTCCACAGGAGGCCCAGGCGTGGTAGGCGAAATAATGTCCAGGCTTTCTGCAGACTTGCCGGCAGGAGTCCTCATAGTGCAGCACATGCCCGAAGGATTCACAAAGAGCTTTGCAGACCGCCTTAACGGGATTTCCAAGATGCCAGTACGGGAGGCAAGAGAAGGTGACGCCATCAGGCCAGGCACGGCGCTGCTTGCGCCGGGGGACTACCACCTGCTGGTCAAGCCGTCTCGCGTAGTGGAGCTTAACAAGTCTCCAAGAAGGTTCGGGGTCAGGCCGGCCATAAACATGAGCATGGTTTCTGCCTCGCAGGTGTATGGCCGCAAGACTGTCGGGGTGCTGCTGACAGGCATGGGGCATGACGGAGCCTTTGGCATGAAGATGATCAAAAGAAAGGGCGGGATGACTGTCGGCCAGGACGAGTCTTCTTCGGTCGTCTTTGGCATGGCCAAGGCGGCGGCAGAGATGGACGCAGTGGACCGGCTGCTTCCAACAGAGTTGATACCAGAAGAGATCGAGAGGATGGTGGCAAGCGTACAATGA
- a CDS encoding archaellin/type IV pilin N-terminal domain-containing protein has product MEVRRTPNNNRNRHNRRGVVGIESAIVLIAFVIVAAALSFVVLNMGFSTTQKAKSTITSGLGEASSAIEIAGQVTGKGNTTASKVDAYTIPIKLASGGSSVDITASKTAVKYFSKSVTYDNIFKGTLTSGTYTDINSALTAAKTAGYINEIPGVGAGSNSTAAFIYFTANVNNNSIVDAGEQAVLAIAYKNGDRPAALDTVNTEIIVSAGAPLTVVRSVPTITDAVLNLG; this is encoded by the coding sequence ATGGAAGTCAGAAGGACTCCAAACAACAACAGAAACAGACACAATAGGCGCGGAGTAGTGGGCATTGAATCTGCAATAGTTTTGATAGCATTCGTTATCGTTGCAGCAGCCCTGTCTTTCGTCGTCCTAAACATGGGATTTTCGACAACGCAGAAGGCAAAGAGCACAATCACGTCAGGACTTGGTGAAGCAAGCAGCGCGATTGAAATCGCAGGCCAGGTAACAGGCAAGGGCAACACAACTGCATCAAAGGTTGATGCATACACCATACCCATCAAGCTGGCGTCCGGCGGTTCGTCAGTCGACATCACGGCGTCAAAGACTGCAGTGAAATACTTCAGCAAGAGCGTAACCTACGACAACATCTTCAAGGGAACGCTGACCAGCGGAACATACACAGACATCAACAGCGCACTTACTGCAGCCAAGACAGCAGGATACATCAACGAGATCCCAGGCGTAGGCGCAGGTTCCAACTCGACTGCCGCATTCATCTACTTCACGGCCAACGTGAACAACAACTCCATCGTCGACGCAGGGGAGCAGGCAGTTTTGGCCATAGCGTACAAGAACGGCGACAGGCCAGCAGCACTGGACACGGTCAACACCGAAATCATAGTTTCGGCAGGTGCACCGCTGACAGTGGTAAGAAGCGTGCCAACAATCACTGACGCAGTGTTGAACCTCGGTTAA
- a CDS encoding CheR family methyltransferase yields MTSASAAKAGADLGSSMVVERVLERGVDLRQYKENFLKRRLDIRLKARGISDYSQYALLLDSDPSEFHSLLATFSINVTEFFRDVDFYNAFYSHIIPDMHIAAGGRGEIKVWSAGCASGEEAYALAIMFSEAAESLAGFRGRIIATDFSSKSIEAARLGRYDAARLANVPEDILAKYFTHLPNGKHQVSEKLKNMIDFDIGNLATMNAPQQVDAIFCRNVLMYFDKDMQLKILTKFHKSLIDGGYFILGQSEAVMGESSALFETVMPKERIYRKKRR; encoded by the coding sequence ATGACATCAGCTTCAGCAGCAAAAGCAGGCGCGGATCTGGGCTCAAGCATGGTGGTAGAAAGGGTGCTTGAAAGGGGAGTAGATCTCAGGCAGTACAAGGAGAATTTTTTGAAAAGGAGGCTTGACATAAGGCTAAAGGCAAGGGGCATAAGCGACTACTCGCAGTACGCGCTATTGCTGGACAGCGACCCGTCAGAATTCCACTCGCTTTTGGCAACGTTTTCCATCAACGTGACGGAATTCTTTAGAGACGTCGACTTTTACAACGCATTTTATTCCCATATAATACCGGACATGCACATTGCGGCAGGAGGAAGAGGCGAAATCAAGGTATGGAGCGCCGGCTGCGCGTCCGGCGAGGAAGCCTATGCCCTTGCAATCATGTTTTCAGAGGCTGCAGAAAGCCTTGCAGGATTTAGAGGAAGAATAATAGCCACCGACTTTAGCAGCAAGTCCATCGAAGCCGCCAGGCTTGGAAGATACGATGCGGCCAGGCTGGCAAACGTGCCGGAAGACATATTGGCAAAGTATTTCACGCACCTGCCAAACGGCAAGCACCAGGTATCTGAAAAACTGAAAAACATGATCGATTTTGACATTGGCAATCTGGCTACCATGAATGCCCCGCAGCAGGTCGACGCCATATTTTGCAGAAACGTCCTGATGTACTTTGACAAGGACATGCAGCTCAAGATCCTGACAAAGTTCCACAAGAGCCTAATAGACGGCGGCTACTTCATCCTGGGCCAGTCAGAAGCGGTGATGGGCGAATCGTCTGCCTTGTTTGAGACGGTCATGCCAAAGGAAAGGATCTACCGCAAAAAAAGACGATAG
- a CDS encoding chemotaxis protein CheD, which produces MDAETSVGMGELYVADKKDTVLTTFVGSCIALCLYDPRSKVGGMAHIMLPENGSRNSYNDSPSSADESAKYADEALENTLRMMVEKGALPGRLVAKIAGGAKIFSHEGSSDDMFSIGSRNTESIKRLLTQKGIKIAGEDVGLNHGRWVRFNLNSGRVVVSMRNSGEKVL; this is translated from the coding sequence ATGGATGCAGAAACCAGTGTAGGGATGGGAGAGCTGTACGTGGCTGACAAAAAAGACACTGTTCTTACCACCTTTGTCGGGTCGTGCATAGCCCTGTGCCTCTATGACCCGCGGTCCAAAGTCGGTGGGATGGCTCATATCATGCTCCCAGAAAATGGAAGCAGAAATAGCTATAATGATTCTCCTTCTTCTGCAGATGAAAGCGCCAAGTACGCAGACGAGGCACTTGAAAATACCCTTAGGATGATGGTCGAAAAGGGAGCTCTGCCGGGCAGGCTTGTAGCCAAGATTGCCGGCGGCGCCAAGATATTTTCGCATGAAGGAAGCAGCGACGACATGTTCAGCATAGGCTCAAGGAACACAGAGTCCATCAAGCGTCTCTTGACCCAGAAAGGGATCAAGATAGCAGGGGAAGACGTCGGGCTGAACCACGGCCGGTGGGTCAGGTTCAACCTGAATTCTGGACGCGTAGTCGTGAGCATGAGAAACAGCGGTGAAAAGGTGCTATGA
- a CDS encoding type II/IV secretion system ATPase subunit has protein sequence MELAAQASSSSTIIDKKLLELARRVPHLSDYLQKLSGTGIPMPTFYEKLDGGMKNFKVLNLIYPVTDQICIHINSIGTSDGYTEYVIVDPPEPNVLLSSAVDRNFAINSAATEPASEFQQKMVYLEEFLKKICTISKAEVDYGKLDPKAKTLPVYEKDFTSLVYHFIRKRAGLGLLEPFLTDPYLEDISIIGQGNVFVVHKVFGPLKSPVWLTNDDIDGLVIGMSEQFGKTVSHARPVIDATLPEGSRINIVFGKDVSRKGTNATIRRFASVPLSITQIISSKTLDKREAAYMWMMVSEGMSCFINGETASGKTTTMMGITLFIPPTWKVVTIEDTPEITLPHNNWISEVTRDTGSASSSVTMFDLLKAALRQRPNYILVGEIRGVEGNIAFQAMQTGHPVVSTFHAAQMSSLIQRLTGDPIKVPKPNVENLNIALFQAAVQGKEGKPIRRVLSINEIVGYNSGSDSVMFIPIFTWDPSTDSVTFRGRGSSNLFVSKLLLKRGMARKDEGLLYDELELRAAFLERLIQKKIFNYYEVYDHLVKTREIGLEAAYKELGKM, from the coding sequence ATGGAGTTGGCAGCACAGGCTTCTTCTTCTTCTACTATAATTGACAAGAAACTGCTTGAACTGGCCCGGAGAGTTCCACACCTTTCAGACTACCTCCAAAAACTTTCAGGCACAGGCATACCCATGCCGACGTTTTACGAGAAGCTGGACGGGGGCATGAAGAACTTTAAGGTCCTGAACCTTATCTATCCTGTCACAGACCAGATCTGCATACACATCAACAGCATCGGGACAAGCGACGGGTACACGGAATACGTGATCGTGGACCCGCCGGAGCCAAACGTGCTTCTCTCTTCGGCCGTTGACAGGAACTTTGCGATAAACTCTGCCGCGACAGAGCCGGCAAGCGAGTTCCAGCAAAAGATGGTGTACCTTGAAGAATTCCTCAAAAAGATATGCACCATTTCAAAAGCCGAAGTCGACTATGGCAAGCTAGACCCAAAAGCCAAAACCCTGCCGGTGTACGAGAAAGACTTTACAAGTCTTGTTTACCATTTTATACGCAAGCGCGCAGGGCTAGGCCTGCTGGAGCCTTTTCTGACAGACCCGTACCTTGAGGATATCTCTATCATCGGTCAGGGCAACGTGTTTGTGGTGCACAAGGTGTTTGGGCCGCTCAAGTCGCCTGTGTGGCTCACAAACGACGACATTGACGGCTTGGTCATAGGCATGTCGGAGCAGTTTGGCAAGACCGTGTCCCATGCAAGGCCTGTCATCGACGCCACGCTGCCTGAAGGGTCCAGAATCAACATCGTCTTTGGCAAGGACGTCAGCAGAAAGGGCACAAACGCCACAATCAGAAGGTTTGCCAGCGTGCCCCTCTCTATTACGCAGATTATTTCATCCAAGACCCTCGACAAGCGAGAGGCCGCATACATGTGGATGATGGTAAGCGAGGGGATGAGCTGCTTTATCAACGGCGAGACGGCCTCCGGCAAGACAACCACCATGATGGGCATAACGCTGTTCATACCGCCCACCTGGAAGGTGGTCACTATCGAGGACACGCCCGAAATCACGCTCCCGCACAACAACTGGATAAGCGAGGTCACACGGGACACGGGCAGCGCCTCTTCTAGCGTGACCATGTTTGACCTGCTAAAGGCCGCCCTCAGGCAGAGGCCAAATTACATACTTGTGGGCGAGATTAGAGGTGTGGAGGGCAACATTGCTTTTCAGGCCATGCAGACCGGCCATCCTGTCGTCAGCACGTTCCACGCAGCGCAGATGTCAAGTCTTATTCAGAGGCTCACAGGCGACCCCATCAAGGTGCCCAAGCCCAACGTCGAAAACCTAAACATTGCGCTCTTCCAGGCTGCCGTGCAGGGAAAGGAAGGCAAGCCGATAAGGAGGGTGCTGTCGATAAACGAGATAGTGGGCTACAACAGCGGAAGCGACTCGGTGATGTTTATCCCGATCTTTACGTGGGATCCGTCCACCGATTCTGTTACGTTCAGGGGAAGGGGCAGCAGCAACCTGTTTGTTTCAAAGTTGCTCCTGAAGAGGGGAATGGCGCGAAAAGACGAGGGCCTCCTGTACGACGAGCTGGAACTGCGTGCGGCTTTTCTTGAAAGGCTAATTCAGAAAAAGATATTCAACTATTACGAAGTGTACGACCACCTGGTAAAGACAAGGGAAATCGGGCTGGAAGCGGCGTATAAAGAACTTGGCAAGATGTAA
- a CDS encoding TrmB family transcriptional regulator, whose product MASSSIKKVYDVDLDLSEIEDSSIYGRNKIDYAFAKYFLTVQKKLLPDLQKLDLSLNEARILLFLMIRKHSTATDVSKYTGIGRTETYHYLSNLLSKGVVLSTFDRPQKYYALPYTEAVDCLVRAKQNALRAVSENKDEHQNIINSIVEGMVVPEQGGKESYQVIVGEDPVHAKIARMLSAAKTEASVLLSDRYMVDLYYSEMTDALFGLAEKGVKVRLHTSCAKISKFINDETEVDMRAVGLKVVDGASTPVDFVIVDDQEMIILLNSRPAPSKKQESCGFYTNNQSLIAAFKFMFNKTGGA is encoded by the coding sequence ATGGCTTCATCATCAATCAAAAAGGTCTATGACGTCGACCTTGATTTGTCTGAAATCGAGGACAGCTCTATCTATGGCCGCAACAAGATTGACTATGCGTTTGCCAAGTACTTCCTTACCGTCCAGAAAAAGCTTTTGCCTGATCTGCAAAAGCTGGATCTCAGCCTGAACGAAGCAAGGATCCTGCTCTTTCTTATGATCCGCAAGCATTCTACTGCGACTGATGTATCCAAGTATACTGGAATAGGCCGCACGGAAACGTACCACTACCTTTCAAACCTTCTTTCAAAGGGAGTCGTCCTTTCCACTTTTGACAGGCCGCAGAAATACTATGCCCTGCCGTACACAGAGGCAGTCGACTGCCTGGTAAGGGCAAAGCAGAATGCTCTTCGCGCCGTGTCGGAAAACAAGGACGAGCACCAGAACATAATCAACAGCATAGTCGAGGGCATGGTGGTGCCAGAGCAGGGCGGAAAGGAAAGCTACCAGGTCATAGTCGGCGAAGACCCGGTGCACGCCAAGATAGCCAGGATGCTGTCTGCGGCAAAAACTGAAGCTTCTGTGCTCCTTTCTGACAGGTACATGGTCGACCTTTATTATTCTGAAATGACTGACGCCCTGTTCGGTCTGGCAGAAAAGGGGGTAAAGGTCAGGCTCCACACGTCGTGTGCCAAGATATCGAAATTCATAAACGACGAAACAGAAGTCGACATGCGGGCAGTGGGCCTGAAGGTGGTCGATGGCGCAAGCACGCCGGTGGACTTTGTCATAGTCGACGATCAGGAAATGATAATCCTGCTGAACAGCCGCCCGGCGCCGAGCAAAAAGCAAGAGTCTTGCGGCTTTTACACAAACAACCAGTCACTGATAGCGGCCTTCAAGTTCATGTTCAACAAGACTGGTGGCGCTTGA